The Hordeum vulgare subsp. vulgare chromosome 7H, MorexV3_pseudomolecules_assembly, whole genome shotgun sequence DNA window ACAAGGGGGCGAAGGAAATCTCACCGGAACAAATTGATCGCCGACTGCCACAGAAGCAACCAGCAGCCTCCCGCCTTAATTCGCTCAGGAAGAAGGGGAAATGACCTCGATTCCGCCTTGGTTCACTGGGAAGAAGCGGAAGAGGGAAGTAATGGCAGAGTGCGGAGGAGTGGGGTGGAGTGGGGCAACCTACGCATGAGGAGAGGGAGTCGTGCACGAGGAATCCGGCGATTGTTTAAGGAAACGACATGGAGCCCACTTGccatagagagagacgagggAAACAACTATGAACACACGCACGGGATGTACATGAGGGGGATGTACATCTTGTCCGAAGGTGTGCATAGTGCCTTTGACAAGGAGCTGGCTAGGTTCTTCTGGCAGGCACGGGATGGTTGACCTAAATACCATATGGTGAAGTGGGCTGACATCTGCCTGCCGAAGGACCGAGGGGGGTTGGACATCCCTGTGTCTCGCCGTATGAACGTTGCCCTCATGCTATATTGGGTGTGGCGGATCCTGCGGGGAGATGGGGATTTGTGGCTACAGCTGATTGAGTCCAAGTACCTGCAGGGTAAGCCCCTCTTGGCCTGCTCGCACTCGGCTGGGTCCCAGTTCTGGAAATCTATCCAGGCCATCAAGGATGATATTAGGTTGGGTTTGCGGTTCTCGGTGTGCAATGGGTCTGGGACCCAATTTTGGTTGGACCCCTGGCTTGCTGGAGATCCTCTGCGCTTGCGGTTTCCGAGGCTCTTTGCTATTTGTGACGACCCGACTATCCTTGTATTTGCGGCTGCTTTGGAGGACAGATGGCATTTTGCGTTCCGCCGCTCCTTTGGACCAGCCGAGGTACAGGAATGGAATGTCTTGAAGGAAGTAGTCCCTCTTCCGGTTTCTTCGGCCAATGACACTATTTCTTGGAGTCTCTTTCCTTCGGGAGAATTCTCCGTTAGTTTGGCTTATCATGCGCTCTCCGAGTTGCCAGTTCTTCCGTGGCTATCCCCTCTTTGGAAAGCCCCGATGCCCCTGAAGATCAAGATTTTCGTTTGACAGCTTCTCTCAGACCGTTTGCCTTCGGGGACCGAGGTATTGAAACGCCATGGTCCGGGCAACGACATCTGTCCCCTGTGTCGCATACCGGAAACGGGAACACACATTTTGTTCTCTTGCGTAGCTGCGCAGGCACTTTGGTGCTTTGTGCGTGAggctctggaaccggagtgggagGCTCATGATCTTGCAGAGTTTCTGCAGGTAAGGGCCACTCAGGTTGGCTGTAAGCGCCGATTGTTCTGGTTTGTCTTCGCAGCTATGATGTGGACTCTTTGGACTACTCGCAATAAAATGATGATTGAGCACGTGTTTCAGCGGCGTGTCTCTGACTCGTTCTTCAAATTTCTTGCCTTCTTGCAGCTCTGGCATCCGCTCGTTAGGCCCCGAGACCGTGACCGGCTTCAGCTGTATTTGGACGCGTTGCTGACGTCCGCCCGACGGCTCTCCGTCCGTTCGCCTGCTTCTTAGCTTGCCCCTATGGTGGCCTTTTATGTTTCCTCTCCTTTCACTTGGGCGTGATTGTGTTCTGGCCCCaacaattttctttttcttcactATGTTGGGTTGTGGTTGTTTGGATGTTGGAGTATttgctttatctataaagcggggcgaaagcctgttTCAAAAGAACACGCGCACGGATGATTCGAGCAGTTATCGCACGAGCCTGTCATGCGTCCTATTCAGACCCCATGGTATTGGTTGCGTTGGGACGTGAAAACAAACCAAAAACGTTTAGAAAATATAAAATTCGcttatttattgacatgaatTACATATAGTAATCATGTGACAGAATCATGTGTCAGAACcttaaaaagacatatattttaTATTTAGGATCGGAGAAAGTAGTGAAGTACGAATCAACATCGCCGTTAGAAGTTCATCACGGCACCAAATACTGACGTGTGCACGGACCGGCCAGCCGGTACCGCATCTGTGtgccaagcaagcaagcacacatgaTGTGACAGGATGTTGGCTTGACTCAAAACCTAGTTTTCTTGTAACGTttcttttgacagattctgtcgaGGCTTTTGCTGAATAAATCCATTCAAAAAAAGTAATCTAAATACTTTTGGAGCGAGTATTTAGCAACGGAGGAAGTACGAATCAACACCGCCGCTAGAAGTTCGTCACGGCACCAAACACTGACGTGCCGGCCAGCCGGCAGCGCAGTACTCGTACCATTTATTGGGCGCTCGGACGTGTGCCGCACCGCAAGCGGACACGTGTAACTCATCCAGAGACGCACACCTTCGTCCCGCCATGGCCCATGGCCACGCCACGTGCATGCGAGCGCCTCCGTGTCCACGACCTAATCCACGACCGCCACCGTCCCGATTCGATTCGCCGACGCCCGGCCGGTCGAGCCGAGTCATGGCGCAGAACCACGAAACCAAAACCAACACGAAGGAGGGGAGAGAGTCGACCCTTCTCATGTCCATGATGATGGTCGAGCGAGAGATCCAAGAAAAGCCGTGGACTGCACGGGCCCTCCCGGCGCGTCCACGCCATTGACCCCGCCCCCTTTCCCGCGCCGCCACGTGCCCCCGCACGGCACCGCCCGTCGGGCTCCTCCCCCCGCCACCGCACGCGCCCCCGCCCCCCTTTTAGGCGCACGAGCTCCTTGAGCTTCCGCCTCCGGTTTCTCCTCCAGCTTCCCTATTTACGACCGCGAGAGGCTCCCGGGACCAttggttcttcttcttccctcgtcgccgcccgccaTCACCGGCCGTGTTGCGCTTGCGCGTTGAAGAGGAATCCGGCCGGCCGTTGTCATCCTCCGCCGATAGATGGGGCACCGCGGGGACACCAGGCCTGTCAGTGGCGGCGGGTTCAGGTATACCATCTGACGTGATCTCGCCATTTCTTCTCGTTCGTGCACCTTTGCCGTTCTTCTTGGTGAACCGCCGCTGTTGTCCCTGTCCGCGTTCGGTTTCTAACTTTtggtgcatcatcatcatcatcatcatcatgcatgcgGGAAATGGCAAATTTGTTATTGTTGTATATATACTAGCATCATGTTATGGCATTCTAATGACGATGGCGAGTTAATTCTGAAATGCATCTAAAGGATTTTAGCTCGGATCATTGTTCCGTGTGGATGGTATTAATTTGTTCTTTATCGTGGCAGTGAGAATGGTAAGTTTAGCTATGGTTATGCGAGCTGCCTAGGGAAAAGATCTTCCATGGAGGACTTCCACGAGACAAGAATCGATGGCGTCGATGGAGAGACCGTCGGGCTGTTCGGTGTTTTCGACGGTAAGATAATATGGGGTTTGGAGTTTTGTCAGCGAACTACCTTAGGCAGCAGAGATGGCTGATTACTGATCCGTTACTGCAGGCCATGGTGGAGCTCGAGCGGCGGAGTTCGTCAAGCAGAACCTTTTCAGCAACTTAATCAAGCACCCAAAGTTCTTCACCGATACCAAGTCTGCTATTGGTACTGTTATATATGTTTCCCTGAATTCGACATAGCATTCTGTTGATCAGAACACATTGCAGAACGTACTATTGCTTAATTGGGCACTGATATTTCGTcactgaaatataatattcctctGCAGCTGAAACTTTCACCCATACGGATTCAGAGCTCCTGAAAGCCGATACCGCCCACAACCGAGATGCAGGGTCGACGGCCTCCACGGCCATTCTTGTTGGTGATCGCCTGGTGGTGGCAAACGTTGGGGATTCCAGGGCCGTCATTTGTAGAGGTGGTGATGGTAAGCGCCGATCGACATCGTTTTCGGATCATGTTTCCAGCAATTTGGAACGGCGTGCCTCACCTGTGGCTATTAATCAGGTTGTGCATGTCTCTGTTGTATGAATGGATCATGATCCTGACCATCTTGATGGTGCGTGCAGCTATAGCGGTGTCAAGGGACCATAAGCCTGACCAGACAGACGAGAGGCAGAGGATAGAGGATGCCGGAGGCTTCGTCATGTGGGCAGGTGTGTACATATTGACATGTTCTGAGAGTGGTAGCTTCCAGTTTGGTATTTGAATCTTTCGGCTCATTGTTCAGTGGCAATGTAATCTGTAGGTACATGGCGTGTAGGCGGCGTGCTTGCCGTTTCTCGAGCGTTTGGTGACAAACTGTTGAAGCAGTACGTGGTTGCCGATCCAGAGATCAAGGTCAGTATCTATCTTCAGAGTTCTGCAACCATGTGTCACCAAGACAGAAACATTGTTCCCTGACATGAGATTTTGGAACACAACAGGAGGAGGTGGTCGACAGCTCTCTGGAGTTCCTCATCCTGGCGAGCGACGGACTGTGGGACGTCGTGACCAACGAGGTAAAAAACATCACTCATCCTTGTACGAGCTGAACTGAACTCGCAGCTAGCAAGAAGCAGAATTCTGAGATGACTGCTCTGTTTACCAGGAAGCGGTGGCCATGGTGAAGCCGATCGTGGACTCGCAGCAGGCGGCCAAGAAGCTCCTCGTCGAGGCGACCCGGAGGGGAAGCGCCGACAACATCACCTGCGTCGTCGTCCGTTTTCTCGACCAGCAGCCCCCGGCGGCCACCAACGAACGTCCAACCCCTGTCGTGCTGGGCAAGTGAACATTCCTCATCTCCAACCCATGTCGTGCGGTCGTGCCGGGCAACTGAACATTCCTCTTGGAAGCGCGTAGGTTCACAGGGCAATGCGTTGTGCAAGCAGTGTGTCTGATGGTGTAGCCCTTTGCGTGCGTGTTTATTTGCTTCACTCCAGTTTACCATTGCCTGTACTGATCATGTATGTTCTCAGCTGTTCTCACTTCAAATTTCAAGTCTTGTAAATGTGCGTCTCCGACCGGCGATCTGTTTGCACAGCACAATGCTAATTCAGCCGAGAAAACCGTTCGATAGAAATAAAAATATGAAACAGATGCTAACGCCAAAAGATATCATCTTATAACATGCtaacgcaaaaaaaaaaaaaaaaaaaaaaaaaaaaagatgacATGATAAAAagaatagcattgaggatgaaAGAACTGCTCTGGTTCACAGGGCACTTAACAAGACCACTTGCTCCGTCTTCTAGCTCTGATTTTCTTTTCCCTCTAGTGCTTTGGTACCCTGATTTTTATGAGCTCAGGTTGAGAAGTTGGATCTTCTGAATTGTTGATggattcttttgcctttgcctcgGGCCTTAGAGTCAACTATAGCAAGTTAAACATCTACTCCATCAACATCCTTTGATGATGGCATGAACTTCCTCATGCTTGTAAAAATGGCACAATGTCATTCTGTACCAGATTAAACAGGACTGCTTATTTTCTTGGAACTATTGAAAGACTGCAATCTGTTATGTTGAATTATCTGCTCTGCCCATTTTCTGGTCATCGGCCGGTACTTGTGAATTCAAATGCACAAAAAAAGGCATAGCATCACCTTGTGCTGGTCAAAGAACAACAGTAGATGGTATTCATGCATACAGTATTTGCAACGAGTAGAAGTTATGATGAAGGGTGCTGGTAGTGAAAGAGATGACACATTACAAGCCATTGCTAAAAATGGTGTGTACTCAAGGGGCTCGATTAGTTAATTAAAGCAACCTATCCCTTACCTTAGGGGATTTTCCTAGACTTCAATTAAAGTTGCCAAAATCATTAAATCACTACCCTCAAGAAGTTTTTTATCAGCCGGCAAAAAGCGTGGTAATAATCCATTTCATCGGAGAAGGATCGAACAGGAAGAATCACATCGTTTTCTTAAAATCATCAAACTCCACAAAGGAGTAATCAAAGAGTTTGATAGATATAGAGGGCACTGTCTTTCAGTGAGAAGGAGGATCTTTGTTCCTTTTGATAGAGGAACTGCTTGAAATTATTTAACGCCTACAAATAAATTGCCACTCCATGTTTGGGTCTGGGTGATTCAATCTTCTGCAATTAACAATCCAATATCAGCTAGACATATCCTAACTACCAATAATCTGGAAGATTGTTTTCGCCGGCCTTTGTCTGAAGAGGTCTATTTACAATTTAAGTAGTTACAACAAAACAGAGTGATTAACATGGCCGCAATCGGAAGGATTGACTACCAAATGGTTATGGTCCTCATGCTGTCAGCCTAAACATAAATTGTTCTTCCGCTGCTTACGATTAACGGACTAAATAATAAGGAATTCCCTCAAACAAATTACTTCTTCATTGAGGAATACACTCGTGTGATGTGTGCTAGGTGCGCTGAGACCATAGACCATCTCTTCCCCAATGGAATCCTGCTCTTGGGAGTTGGTCAGTTTCATAATGTCATTGTTCATTTAAGAGACCTGTCAAATCTACCTTTCCTGGAGATCGTTATCACCCTTTGTTAAGGCATATTTTTATCCtaatgattttggtgattgataacAATGCAATTACGTACTAATCGTGTGCACGAAGCCTGTATTTCAACATATGGCACAAGACAATTCCTGCCCCTCAGTGTATTAAAGTGAAGACGGTTTTATTTCATACGTTCCACTGTcggtggacttgagtcgtaggaaaattTGTATTATTAAAAGGGGGTCCGCGTTGAAAAGATTTGGATGGAATCATCACATACACATTTTATCGCACCCTTGTTCCTTTCCCGCCACGATGGAGCCTCTAACCGTGCCCTTGTTCTGCCTAAAAAGACCCAAGCggcagtactacctcttatccgTGGTAGTAtcgccctggtcagcggtagtaccgctctcgggcGGTAGTGCCCCGGCCACTACAATTTGCTTGTGCCGCTGCCTCGGGATCTCGACACTTTTCATGTAGAACTGAGCGATTTCTATAGCAGTAGttctgggcggtagtaccactcagaGAGAGGTAGTACCACTTATTACTACCGCGCCGGCTTCGCTTGGGTTTTCTTAGGTTGGGTCTCAACAGATCTTGAACGGAtgtgggtggcggtactacccattatgggcggtagtaccgctcctggcagcggtagtaccgcctcggTAGTAATACACCCCTCTGTCTCCCTTCTTAATCTGCTGCTCTACACCCGCAGCGGTAGTATCACtcccagcagcggtactacctctaatgGGTGGAGGTACCGCTCATGTGTGGGCTATGTGAGTGGGTAACGATTGGAATTGTCCcgacactatataaagggggtcttcttccccaagaagctcacctttcccaaccctaagctccattgttgcgtcaAGATCCATTTTCGccagatctctctccctagccaacagaACTTGTTAATACTCTAGGGTTTCCTTGAAAggaccttgatctacacttccacccagagaaatttgattcccccaataatcccttgcagatcttgttactcttggatgtttgagcaccctagacggttgacgtCACCTTGAAGCCAAATTCCATTTTTGTGAAGCTTCGTTGTTTCGTTGGGAGGCtcgaattaagttgtggagattgctccaaccttgtttgtaaaggttcggtcgctgccTCCAAGGGCAttgttagtggaatcacggcatctcgcattgtgtgagggcgtgatgtgaatacggtggccttagtggcatcttgggaagcattgtgcctccataccactgcaacgaagacgtacttcctctcaaagggaagtaactttggtaacacatcctcatcttcatcagttCCATTtctggttacttcttacctttactttgtatttgttactttcttgttgttgttgttgttagcataatataggttgctcacctagtttctgttggaattatgccctagaggcaataataaatatagttattattataattcctgtatcaagataatagtttattatccatgctataattgtattgaatgaagactcaccgtccctagcatgcctctagttggctagccagttgatcgatgatagtcagtgtcttctgattatgaacaaggtgttgttgcttgataactggatcacgtcattgggagaatcacgtgatggactagacccaaactaatagacgtagcatgttgatcgtgtcattttgttgctactgttttctgcatgtcaagtatttattcctatgaccatgagatcatataactcactgacaccggaggaatgctttgtgtgtatcaaacgttgcaacgtaactgggtgactataaagatgctctacacgtatctccgaaggtgttagttgagttagtatggatcaagactgggatttgtcactccgtgtgacggagaggtatctcggggcccacttggtaatacaacatcacacacaagccttgcaagcaatgtaacttagtgtaagttgcgggatcttgtatgacgaaacgagtaaagagacttgccggtaaacgagattgaaataggtatgcggatactgacgatcgaatctcgggcaagtaacataccgaaggacaaagggaatgacatacgggattatacgaatccttggcactgaggttcaaacaataagatcttcgtagaatatgtaggatccaatatgggcatccaggtcccgctattggatattgaccgaggagtctctcgggtcatgtctacatagttctcgaacccgcagggtctgcacacttaaggtttgacgttgttttacgcgtatttgagttatatggttggttaccgaatgttgttcgga harbors:
- the LOC123409542 gene encoding probable protein phosphatase 2C 59; translated protein: MGHRGDTRPVSGGGFSENGKFSYGYASCLGKRSSMEDFHETRIDGVDGETVGLFGVFDGHGGARAAEFVKQNLFSNLIKHPKFFTDTKSAIAETFTHTDSELLKADTAHNRDAGSTASTAILVGDRLVVANVGDSRAVICRGGDAIAVSRDHKPDQTDERQRIEDAGGFVMWAGTWRVGGVLAVSRAFGDKLLKQYVVADPEIKEEVVDSSLEFLILASDGLWDVVTNEEAVAMVKPIVDSQQAAKKLLVEATRRGSADNITCVVVRFLDQQPPAATNERPTPVVLGK